The following DNA comes from Aquila chrysaetos chrysaetos chromosome 9, bAquChr1.4, whole genome shotgun sequence.
CACCCCCCATACCCCGTAGTTCTTCCAGCCACTGGGATTGCGGGTGGCCTTGCTGGCGGTGGAGGTCTGGAGCGAGGGCGACAGGTTCACGGTGGGCAGCAGTGCCCGGGCTGCACTGGAGCGGTTCCTGCGCTGGCgccaggaggagctgctgccccgGCTGCCCCATGACAATGCCCAGCTCCTCACGTGAGTGGGGGACTGGATGGGGCCGGGGGCTGAGGCGCACAGGCAGCCCTCCCTGACCCCTGTGCTCTCCCCCCAGGGGCACCCGCTTTGATGACGTCTCAGTAGGGATGGCAGCTCAAGCCTCCATGTGTTCCCCTGCACGCTCTGGAGGGGTCAGCATGGTCAGTACCCCCTGTCCCCCGCCATCCCCCTGCCGCTCGCCCCCCCTGACCTGCCCTGTCCGGCAGGATCACTCGGTCAGCGTCCTCGTCGTTGCCTCCACGGTGGCCCATCAGCTGGGGCACAACCTGGGCATGCGCCATGATGGCGCTGGGCATTTCTGCGACTGCAGCGACCTCCGGCAGGACCGCGGCTGCATCATGGCATCGCCCACGGGGtgagggctgcaggcagggctgcaggcagggtcGCAGGGGGCCAGGGCcgagccccctccccacctcaccAGCCCCGCTCTGGCTCCGCAGGCTGACGCCTGGCTTGAGCttcagcaactgcagccagcaggACCTGGAGcgcagcctgcagcagggacagggctggtgCCTCTCCAACGTCCCCGAGCCCCAGCGCCTGGCCGGGAGTCCCTACTGCGGGAACAGCTTCCTGGAGCCAGGCGAGGGCTGTGACTGCGGCCTCAGCATGGTATGGGGGGCTCTGGGTGGGCTGGGGtcccccctgtgcccccccacTTCTCCTGAGCCTGGGGCTGCCCATGCCATGGCTCTGCCCAGGGACACTATGTCCTGGCCCTGccgtggggctggcagaggggatgCCGGTGCCACCCGCTCACCGCAGTCCCTCTGCCAGCAGGAGTGCACTGATCCCTGCTGCAACAGCAGCGCCTGCCAGCTGATGCCCGGGGCCGAGTGTGCCACGGGGGACGCCTGCTGCCAGGACTGCCAGGTGCGTAGGGACCGGCAGCCGGCAGGGCTGGCACTCCAGCCACTCCCTAGGGTGGGCTTCTTGGGGGTCCCTGCTCATCTGACTGTGCGCCCTCACAGCTGCGCCATGCCGGACACCTGTGCCGGGCGCCCCTGGGCGAGTGCGACCTGCCCGAATTCTGTGACGGGGTCTCGCCACGCTGCCCGCCCGACACCTTCCTGCAGGATGGGCAGCCCTGCGCCAGCGGGCAGGCAGTCTGCTACAGTGGCACCTGTGCCACCTATGAGGGgcagtgccagcagctgctggggccaggtacggcggggccggggcgggggccaggggctgggtgggggtGCTGAGGCTTGCTACCCCCCTGCTGCAGGCGCCGGCCCCGTCTCCAGCTCCTGCATGGCCTCCCTGAATGCGAAAGCGGATGAACGCGGGCACTGCGGGCAGCTCCCCAATGGCTCCTACATTGCCTGCGCCCAGCGGTGAGTGCTGTCCCCCCTTCACCATCTGCCCCTTGCCATCCCGCCCTGACCCTGATCCCTCTGTCTCTGCAGGGACGCTGGCTGCGGGATGCTGCAGTGCCAGCATGGCAGCACCCCCGGGGACAGACCAGAAGGGTCCTGCCAGGGGACCCTCCTGCCCAGGGATGAGGACGTGAGCGATGCGGCTATGGTACTGCCCGGCACCACCTGTGGTCCCGGGAAGGTGAGCGCCAGGGTGGTGGGAAGGGGGCCAGGGGGCTCACCCGGTGCTGATGCCCTATCCCCTGGGCAGGTGTGCCTCCAGCACCAGTGCCAGGACGTCTCCATGCTGGGTGACCAGCAGTGCCAGAGCAAGTGCCATGGGCACGGGGTGagtgcggggctggggggtgggtgCTGGAGGTGGGGACCTTGCTGGAGGCTGAGGCTTGGTGTCACCCACTCAGGTGTGCAACAACCATGGGCACTGCCACTGCGAGCAGGGCTGGGCCCCCCCCGACCTGTGAGAGCCCCGGCGCAGGGGGCAGCCAGGACAGTGGCCCCGCTGCCCTGGAGCGAGGTGAGGGCACAGGCAGGCGGCGTCTGCCTGGAGAATGGGGCTTTGTGCGGCCGGCGCGGCCGGAGCCAGCATGGGGTGCAGCGGGGGGGCTGACATGCCGCTCTCCGCAGGGGGGAGCACCCTGCCCACCACCCTGCTGCTGATTgcgctgctggggctggccctGGCGCTGGGGCTCTGCTGCGCCCGCCGCACCAGGCTGCACAAGCGCCTCTGCCAGCTCAGCAAGGGGACCTCCTGCCAGTACAGGTAAACGCACCGGCAGGGACGGGTGGCACGCATgcctctgtgtatgtgtgtgctgCGGCAGGTACTGGAGCTGCAGGCCTGCATGCGGGCATGCACACGTGTGTGGCGGGTAAGCGGAGAGTAAGCATGTGCATTTGCACGTGTGTATGTGTCCCGTGGTGGCTGACCAAGTGGTGTGCATGCCCGTGTCCCCATGCAGGTGACAGTCTGCATGCGTGCCCGCGTGcatccctgccccccccccggcgcagGTAGCAGATCCTGTCATGCATCGTTGCCCCATGTCACCGCAGTTCCTCCCCCCTACTgccctcccccccagccctgggctgagCCCCCCACTCTTCTCCCCACAGCGCTGAGACCCAGGCCCGATTCCTGGGTCCAGAAGCCCCAGACGGCTGGAGCGGGTAACGTCACTGCTGGAGCCTGGGCGTGGGGCTGTCCCTGAGCCGTCCTGCTTCACAAGGCCTCCGGTGCTGCGATCTTCCCCTGGCAGTGCCCATGGGGtgtggggcagccccggggtgcAGGGTGTCACCTCTTCTGGTGCTGAGGGGTTCGTTTCTCTTGGGCTTCTGCTGGTGTCGGTGTTTCTTGGTTGCTGTGTGGGGTCCCCCAACTGCCCGGAGCGAGCGGGGACTGATCCTGCCTCTCCTTCTGCAGGATCTCACAGCCGGAGCCCCGGTCAGGCAGCCAGGGCCCCCCCGAGCGCCCCCGGCCCCCACAGCGGCATCAGGCCACAGAGCTGCAGGTCATGCACAGCGGCAAGGTGAGAGctggggggctggggatggagggggctGTTGGCGAGGGTGATGCTGTCACCATGGTAACAGGCTGTGGTTGCTGTGGGTACCAGGGTTTGGTCTGGTTGTTGCCGAGGAGGCATCCCCGGGTACCAGCTCTGAGAATCCCTCCATGTGGGGCTGCATGGTTCGACTCCGTGGTGCCCTGGGACAGGAGcagcctggcacagccctggaCCGCGCTGCTCTGATACCCTGTGCCGTGCTTGACACTGGCTGCGCTTCTCCGGGATCAGTGcccaggcaggggctgtggCGGGCATCTGAAccaggggtgctgctgggggcctgagccccagagctgcccgCTCTGTGTGTGGGGTTTCTGCTTCGTGGCAGGAAGGGGGTCTCTGCATGCTGCACGGCTTgccctgctccagggctgcaTGGCACGCctgccccctctccctctctccgcAGCCGGCTGCcctcggctcggcccggcccggtccgcCCTCCCGGCCTCTCCCGCCAGATCCTCCTCCCAAGGTAATGCCcgggctggggtgggggtcccgGGCAGCACCTCCCTGGCTACTGGCCACCACTGCATGCCTGGCTGCGCATCAGCTCTTGGGGACCTCCGGGCCGCGGCCCGGCTCCTAGTGCCCACCACCTGGCAGAGCCGGCACCCTGCCACAGGAGAGCCCTGGCCCCCAGAAAACCTCCTGCCCGGCGGGAGGCTCATCCCCTGCGGCCGCCGATCCCCCAGCTGTCTCACTGTCCCTGCTCTCTCTGCCCAGGCCCCCCCCTCGgacaggcccccccccccccacacgcCCGCTGCCTGCGGACCCCGTGGTGCCAGGCACTCAGGTAATGGCGGCACAGTGGTGGCACCGGTGTGTGGAGCAGGACGGCGTGCGCCTGGGCCGGGCCTTCCCTTGCCCCCCTCCTGGGGCAAGGAAGGTGATTTGGGCCCCCTTGAGCCCAGCGGGGGGGTTGGCCTGTGCCAGAACTTTGACACCCCGATTCCCCTGTAGCCCCCAGGTCCGGccaagcccccccccgcctcagcgGCCGCTGCCCTTGGACCCCCCGGGGCCTTCGCTTCCCCACAGCGAGACCCCTGGTCACCCCTATGTCACGGTGATTCCCTCCAGGTGAGCATggtggcagctggggggggcagGACCGGGCTGTGGGGTGCCAGGTTGGGGGGGCTATATGGTGCCGTAGTGGGGGGGGGCTAAGGGGTGTGGGGGGCCAGGatggggggctgcgggggtcAGAGCACGGTGCAAGTGGGGACTgtaggggctggggagggctggggggtgcaggtgggggctggaggggggtgggggggggcgagACCAAGGGCCTGGCCTGCGGGGGGGCCAGAGCGGGGTGCAAGTGGGGGCTGTAGGGGCCAGGgctgaggggctgcagggggtcGGTGTAGGGGGCCGGGGGTTGGGGGAGGGGGCCGAGCACGGGGCCGTGGTGCGGCTCCAGCCCCATCACTGCCCGCCTCTCTTCCCCcaggccggccccgccgccgcccgcgggcgCCCAGCGGCAGGCCTGAGCCGCGGCCGCCACAGCGCTGGAGCCGCGGGGAAGGCCTCGCCCTGGGCCCCGCGGGGCCTCGCCGCGCGCTTGTCCCCCGCCGATGCCAATAAAGGGGCTGTGAGCTGCCTCCGCGCTGCCTCCACCGGACCGCGGACCCAGGGCGGGGGGCGGGTGGACGGACGGGACTACAACTCCCGGCAGCtcccgcggcggccgccggaAGCGCCTCCCGCCGTGCAGGAAACGCCACCCGGCCGCGATTGCCCCCTGGCGGCGACTCTGCGCGCagccgccccggggcggggcgggggtcTCCCGTGGAGCCACGTGGGCACGGGCACGTGCAGGAGCCTCCGCCTGTGCACGCGGACACGCGTGTGCAGGAGCAGCCCCGCGTGCAGGGGCACACGCGTGTGCAagaaccgccccccccccccgcctgtGCAGGAGCCGCCCCGTGTGCACGGATCGGCGCCGtggccccccaccccgcccccgCGTCCCGCCGCTCCTGCCCGGTGCCGGTGCTGGTGGGTGCTGCTGCCATGCCGGGAGCGGGCGCGGGGAGCAACCGGTGCTGCCGGTCCTGGGTGCCCGGGCCGTACTGGGCAGCGC
Coding sequences within:
- the ADAM15 gene encoding LOW QUALITY PROTEIN: disintegrin and metalloproteinase domain-containing protein 15 (The sequence of the model RefSeq protein was modified relative to this genomic sequence to represent the inferred CDS: deleted 3 bases in 3 codons); this translates as MRGGSAGGGGRGRSAREPPARDRRAPIGLRGAWGGAMGVQALRLLLLLLLLAAGLLFAASTGANGSGAGDSLWQRHAELGHSWHVTPWVLRDNQMLSLAEATQGGFPTRLRVLLELEGTQLVLELEQNWELVLGAGALLYYLPNGTRVTRETSKQEHCCYRGMVQGFPGSWASLCACTGLSGHLWLSETRSYGIEPDAGSPPGQHVVYQPREVQLVPRACGQGPLDPPRAEEREPTGPQRGKRAVAEQWFVELVMVVDHAAFQNYPDLQRVRTRTLEIANQVDAFFQPLGLRVALLAVEVWSEGDRFTVGSSARAALERFLRWRQEELLPRLPHDNAQLLTGTRFDDVSVGMAAQASMCSPARSGGVSMDHSVSVLVVASTVAHQLGHNLGMRHDGAGHFCDCSDLRQDRGCIMASPTGLTPGLSFSNCSQQDLERSLQQGQGWCLSNVPEPQRLAGSPYCGNSFLEPGEGCDCGLSMECTDPCCNSSACQLMPGAECATGDACCQDCQLRHAGHLCRAPLGECDLPEFCDGVSPRCPPDTFLQDGQPCASGQAVCYSGTCATYEGQCQQLLGPGAGPVSSSCMASLNAKADERGHCGQLPNGSYIACAQRDAGCGMLQCQHGSTPGDRPEGSCQGTLLPRDEDVSDAAMVLPGTTCGPGKVCLQHQCQDVSMLGDQQCQSKCHGHGVCNNHGHCHCEQGWAPPTCESPGAGGSQDSGPAALERGGSTLPTTLLLIALLGLALALGLCCARRTRLHKRLCQLSKGTSCQYSAETQARFLGPEAPDGWSGISQPEPRSGSQGPPERPRPPQRHQATELQVMHSGKPAALGSARPGPPSRPLPPDPPPKAPPSDRPPPPTRPLPADPVVPGTQPPGPAKPPPPQRPLPLDPPGPSLPHSETPGHPYVTVIPSRPAPPPPAGAQRQA